One window from the genome of Pandoraea fibrosis encodes:
- the mmsB gene encoding 3-hydroxyisobutyrate dehydrogenase, giving the protein MATETQQGTQGALRVAFIGLGNMGGPMAANLVKAGHAVRGFDLSGSAVDRLAAAGGHAATSIADAVRDAQVVITMLPAGEHVLAAYDGPDGVLANAAPDAVLIDSSTVPPEIPRQLAKLARPGTRLLDAPVSGGTAGAAAGTLTFMVGGDAALVERMRPLLADMGRAIHHGGPLGAGQTLKLCNNMLLGILMAGTSEALRLGIANGLDPKVLSAVMQQSSGRNWTLEVYNPCPGVMENAASSRGYTGGFATDLMAKDLRLAHGAAEASDVATPLGDLARRIFEVHRANGHGALDFSSIFQDPVTLAQALDVK; this is encoded by the coding sequence ATGGCTACAGAGACTCAACAAGGAACACAAGGGGCGTTGCGTGTCGCGTTCATTGGCCTTGGCAACATGGGCGGGCCGATGGCGGCCAATCTGGTCAAGGCCGGACATGCGGTGCGTGGCTTCGATTTGTCCGGCAGCGCGGTGGACCGACTGGCCGCGGCCGGCGGGCATGCCGCGACGTCCATTGCCGACGCCGTGCGCGATGCGCAGGTGGTCATCACGATGCTGCCGGCGGGAGAGCATGTGCTGGCCGCCTACGACGGTCCGGACGGCGTGCTCGCGAATGCCGCGCCCGACGCCGTGCTGATCGACAGCAGCACGGTGCCGCCGGAAATTCCCCGTCAGTTGGCGAAGCTCGCGCGACCGGGCACGCGACTGCTCGACGCGCCCGTCTCAGGCGGCACGGCGGGGGCAGCCGCCGGCACGCTCACCTTCATGGTGGGGGGCGACGCGGCGCTCGTCGAGCGCATGCGTCCGCTGCTCGCTGACATGGGGCGAGCGATCCATCACGGCGGTCCGCTGGGCGCCGGGCAGACGCTCAAGCTGTGCAACAACATGTTGCTGGGCATTCTGATGGCGGGCACGAGCGAAGCGCTGCGTCTGGGCATTGCCAACGGGCTCGACCCGAAGGTGCTCTCGGCGGTCATGCAGCAAAGCTCGGGCCGCAACTGGACGCTGGAGGTTTATAACCCCTGTCCGGGCGTGATGGAGAATGCGGCGTCCTCGCGCGGTTACACGGGTGGCTTTGCCACCGATCTGATGGCGAAGGATTTGCGTCTGGCGCACGGGGCGGCCGAGGCCAGCGATGTGGCCACCCCACTGGGCGATCTGGCACGGCGCATCTTCGAGGTGCATCGCGCTAACGGCCATGGGGCACTCGACTTCTCAAGCATTTTTCAGGACCCGGTGACGCTGGCGCAGGCACTCGATGTGAAGTAA
- a CDS encoding bestrophin family protein: MIVRPNLHWLRMLFVVRGSILPKIAPQLIFTTIISIVVTLAHGRIFEWKIPLTFIPFSLIGITLAIFLGFRNTTSYARYWEARMLWGSVLNETRALARQSMTLVSDTSDSPRFVAYLIAFVHGMRHQLRGTDPRADFERLLGTEDVACLTRKQFKPITILLMAGEWLRERRRQGQIDAPLAQVMEMHLDRLGEAIGGCERIATTPIPFTYGVILHRVTYLYSLLLPFGLVDSIGPMTPVIVAFISYTFFALEAVSAEIEEPFGLEPNDLALDAMSETIEQSLREVLHRQHTAQVRPRDHHIIT; encoded by the coding sequence ATGATCGTTCGACCCAATCTGCACTGGCTGCGCATGCTCTTCGTCGTGCGCGGCTCGATCTTGCCCAAGATCGCCCCGCAGCTCATCTTCACCACGATCATTTCGATTGTCGTCACGCTCGCCCACGGGCGCATCTTCGAATGGAAGATTCCGCTGACGTTCATCCCGTTCTCGCTGATCGGTATTACGCTCGCGATCTTTCTCGGCTTTCGTAACACCACGAGCTACGCCCGTTACTGGGAAGCCCGCATGCTCTGGGGCAGCGTGCTCAACGAGACGCGCGCCTTGGCCCGCCAGTCGATGACGCTGGTGTCGGATACCTCGGATTCGCCGCGCTTCGTTGCTTATCTCATCGCCTTCGTGCACGGTATGCGCCATCAATTGCGCGGTACCGATCCCCGTGCCGACTTCGAGCGACTGCTCGGCACGGAAGACGTGGCGTGCCTCACGCGCAAGCAGTTCAAACCGATCACGATCCTCCTCATGGCGGGCGAATGGCTGCGCGAGCGCCGCAGGCAAGGGCAGATCGACGCACCGCTTGCTCAGGTCATGGAAATGCATCTGGACCGCCTCGGCGAAGCCATCGGGGGCTGCGAGCGGATCGCGACCACGCCGATTCCGTTCACCTACGGCGTGATCCTGCATCGCGTCACTTACCTCTACAGTCTGCTGTTGCCGTTCGGGCTGGTCGACTCCATTGGTCCGATGACCCCGGTGATCGTGGCCTTCATCTCGTACACCTTCTTTGCGCTCGAAGCGGTCAGCGCCGAGATCGAGGAGCCGTTCGGGCTGGAGCCGAACGACCTCGCGCTCGACGCCATGTCCGAGACCATCGAGCAATCGCTGCGCGAAGTCCTTCACCGTCAGCACACCGCCCAGGTACGGCCGCGCGATCACCACATCATCACTTGA
- a CDS encoding CoA-acylating methylmalonate-semialdehyde dehydrogenase: protein MSLPTIPLLIDGKRVESKSSQWRDVVNPATQEVVARVPFATPEELEAAVASSKAAYKSWRNTSQANRMRVMLRFQQLLRDHTGELAALITREHGKTLPDAEGEVGRGLEVVEHACSIASLQLGEYAQNAAGGVDVYTLIEPLGVCAGITAFNFPVMLPCFMFPLAVATGNTFVLKPSEQDPSASLRLAELALEAGLPPGVLNVVHGGPDIANAICDHPDIKAVSFIGSTHVGTHIYRRASEAGKRCQAMMGAKNHCVILPDADREQAINHLLGAAFGAAGQRCMATSVAVLVGEAREWVPELVERARALKVGPGTDRKADLGPVVSKQARARIEKLIGAGVEEGAKLLLDGRGHTVKEAPEGNFVGPTIFDGVTADMSIYRDEIFGPVLCMAGVDTLDEAIAFVNANPNGNGVALFTQDGGAARQFQNEIDVGQVGINLPIPVPVAWFSFTGSRGSKLGDLGPNGKQAILFWTQTKTVTARWQARGTGPSGVNTTITLK from the coding sequence ATGTCCCTACCCACCATTCCGCTGCTCATCGACGGCAAACGTGTCGAGTCGAAGTCCTCGCAGTGGCGCGACGTTGTGAACCCGGCGACGCAGGAAGTGGTCGCCCGCGTGCCGTTCGCAACGCCTGAAGAACTCGAAGCCGCCGTGGCGTCGTCCAAGGCGGCTTACAAAAGCTGGCGCAATACCTCGCAAGCGAACCGCATGCGCGTGATGCTGCGCTTTCAACAACTGCTGCGCGATCACACAGGTGAACTCGCTGCGCTCATCACGCGCGAGCACGGCAAGACGTTGCCCGACGCCGAAGGCGAAGTCGGACGTGGCCTGGAAGTCGTCGAACATGCTTGCTCGATTGCGTCTCTGCAATTGGGCGAGTACGCGCAGAATGCCGCCGGTGGCGTCGATGTCTACACGCTGATCGAACCGCTGGGCGTTTGTGCAGGCATCACGGCTTTCAACTTCCCGGTGATGCTGCCGTGCTTCATGTTCCCGCTCGCGGTAGCCACGGGCAACACGTTCGTACTCAAGCCGTCGGAACAAGATCCGAGCGCATCGCTGCGCCTGGCGGAACTGGCGTTGGAAGCCGGGTTGCCGCCGGGGGTGCTCAACGTCGTGCATGGTGGCCCGGACATTGCCAACGCCATTTGCGATCACCCGGATATCAAGGCGGTGTCGTTCATCGGCTCCACGCATGTCGGCACGCATATCTATCGTCGCGCGTCGGAAGCGGGCAAGCGTTGTCAGGCGATGATGGGCGCGAAGAACCATTGCGTGATCCTGCCGGATGCGGATCGCGAGCAGGCCATCAATCATTTGCTGGGCGCGGCGTTCGGTGCGGCGGGGCAACGTTGCATGGCAACGTCCGTTGCCGTGCTCGTGGGTGAGGCGCGCGAGTGGGTGCCCGAATTGGTCGAGCGCGCCCGCGCACTCAAGGTGGGGCCGGGTACCGATCGCAAGGCGGATCTGGGCCCGGTCGTGTCGAAGCAAGCGCGTGCCCGCATCGAGAAACTCATCGGCGCCGGCGTGGAAGAGGGGGCAAAGCTGCTCCTCGACGGTCGTGGTCACACGGTCAAGGAAGCGCCGGAAGGCAATTTCGTCGGCCCGACCATTTTCGATGGCGTGACGGCCGACATGTCGATCTACCGCGACGAGATTTTCGGACCAGTGCTGTGTATGGCGGGCGTCGATACGCTCGACGAAGCGATCGCGTTCGTCAATGCCAATCCGAACGGCAATGGCGTGGCGCTGTTCACGCAGGACGGCGGCGCCGCGCGTCAGTTCCAGAACGAGATCGATGTCGGTCAGGTCGGCATCAACCTGCCGATTCCGGTGCCGGTCGCCTGGTTCAGCTTCACCGGTTCGCGTGGCTCGAAGCTCGGCGATCTGGGGCCGAACGGCAAGCAGGCCATTCTGTTCTGGACGCAGACCAAGACCGTGACGGCCCGCTGGCAGGCCCGGGGAACAGGCCCGTCGGGCGTGAACACCACGATCACGCTGAAGTAA
- a CDS encoding DUF4148 domain-containing protein translates to MNRKNIAIALIAAVASLGAVASNAAENGNNYPEVASQGQPLTRAAVLADLAQARAQGVIPHGDADYPVYVASGPAKSRTDVKAELAQARAQGLMAQNDVDYPIVASQGPSVSRAEVKQELARARAAGELDVSQGS, encoded by the coding sequence ATGAACCGCAAGAACATCGCAATCGCCCTTATCGCCGCCGTGGCCTCGCTCGGTGCCGTTGCCAGCAACGCAGCAGAAAATGGCAACAACTATCCTGAAGTCGCTTCGCAAGGTCAGCCGCTCACGCGTGCTGCCGTGCTGGCCGATCTGGCACAGGCCCGTGCTCAAGGAGTGATCCCGCACGGCGACGCCGACTATCCGGTGTATGTCGCTTCGGGCCCGGCCAAGAGCCGCACCGACGTGAAGGCCGAACTGGCTCAGGCACGTGCGCAAGGCCTGATGGCACAGAACGACGTCGACTACCCGATCGTCGCTTCGCAAGGTCCGAGCGTGTCGCGCGCCGAGGTGAAGCAGGAACTGGCCCGCGCCCGCGCCGCCGGCGAACTGGACGTCAGCCAAGGCAGCTAA
- a CDS encoding SRPBCC family protein, with protein MRTASETQTAAKPQPLTVGRTYATSRETVFRAWTTTEAVKRWFCPTGYTVPEAKIEARVGGAFDLKMESPEGEAHWIRGRFLEIDAPRRLVIDMEVTDAKGLALFGALTTASFTDVAQGTRLDVEQRYTVHDPAYAWMPEGASAGWTQTLDKLGREVMREAGEPTQRSVVHATFRIERQYPASPARVFRALTEREAKDRWFASSEGLTVLERSMDARPGGRERVSGRWTSGMVSTFDAVYFDVVPDTRLVYSYEMHLDTRKISVSLATIDLRAHDGGTHLVMTEQGAFLDGYDDAGSRERGTQFLLDALGASLTD; from the coding sequence ATGAGGACAGCAAGTGAAACCCAGACTGCGGCAAAGCCGCAGCCGCTAACGGTCGGCCGGACTTACGCCACCTCACGGGAAACGGTATTTCGAGCCTGGACAACGACCGAGGCGGTGAAGCGCTGGTTTTGTCCAACGGGCTACACCGTCCCGGAAGCGAAGATCGAGGCCCGCGTGGGCGGCGCTTTCGACCTGAAAATGGAATCGCCGGAAGGCGAAGCGCACTGGATTCGAGGACGTTTCCTGGAGATCGATGCGCCCCGGCGCCTCGTGATCGACATGGAAGTGACCGATGCCAAAGGGCTGGCGCTGTTCGGCGCACTCACGACGGCATCGTTCACCGATGTGGCGCAAGGTACGCGTCTGGACGTCGAGCAACGCTATACCGTGCACGATCCTGCCTATGCCTGGATGCCCGAAGGCGCGAGCGCCGGCTGGACGCAGACGTTGGACAAACTCGGTCGCGAAGTCATGCGCGAGGCTGGGGAGCCAACGCAGCGCAGTGTGGTGCACGCGACTTTCCGCATCGAGCGTCAGTACCCCGCTTCTCCCGCCCGCGTCTTTCGGGCGCTGACCGAGCGCGAAGCGAAGGATCGCTGGTTCGCCAGCAGTGAGGGGCTCACGGTGCTGGAGCGCTCGATGGATGCCCGGCCCGGCGGACGGGAGCGTGTGAGCGGGCGCTGGACAAGCGGTATGGTGTCGACGTTCGATGCGGTGTATTTCGACGTCGTGCCCGATACGCGGCTTGTTTATTCCTACGAAATGCATCTGGATACCCGCAAGATATCGGTGTCGCTCGCGACGATTGATCTTCGTGCGCACGACGGCGGCACGCATCTCGTCATGACCGAGCAAGGTGCCTTTCTGGATGGCTACGACGACGCCGGTTCGCGCGAGCGTGGCACGCAGTTCCTGCTCGACGCCCTCGGCGCATCGCTCACAGACTGA
- a CDS encoding ArsR/SmtB family transcription factor, which produces MLDHDNALDLTFQALADVSRRAMLVRLAQGPASVSALAQPLAMSLQAVMQHLAVLESAGLVRTEKAGRVRTCRIEPQALSLAERWINQRRHEWEGHLDRLGEYLASLPPEGAFHEDSK; this is translated from the coding sequence ATGCTTGACCATGACAACGCCCTCGATCTGACCTTTCAGGCACTGGCCGACGTGTCGCGCCGCGCAATGCTCGTGCGGCTCGCGCAGGGGCCGGCGTCGGTGAGTGCGCTTGCCCAGCCGTTGGCGATGTCGTTGCAGGCAGTCATGCAGCACCTGGCCGTGCTCGAGAGTGCGGGGCTGGTGCGAACGGAAAAGGCCGGCCGTGTGCGCACGTGCCGGATCGAACCCCAGGCGCTGAGCCTTGCCGAACGATGGATCAACCAGCGCCGTCACGAGTGGGAAGGTCACCTCGACCGTTTGGGCGAGTATCTGGCCAGCCTGCCCCCCGAAGGAGCGTTTCATGAGGACAGCAAGTGA